In one uncultured Devosia sp. genomic region, the following are encoded:
- a CDS encoding FliM/FliN family flagellar motor switch protein translates to MSTLDNIEVDITVELGATTLPIHHLLRLGRGAVIELDASENDPLNIYANSTLIAHGEVSVEDGQLRVMVSEKIFKRG, encoded by the coding sequence ATGAGCACTCTGGACAATATTGAAGTGGACATCACGGTCGAGCTGGGTGCGACGACCCTGCCGATCCATCACCTGCTGCGGCTGGGTCGCGGCGCGGTGATCGAGCTTGATGCCTCGGAAAACGATCCGCTCAACATCTATGCAAATAGCACATTGATCGCCCATGGCGAGGTGAGCGTCGAAGACGGCCAGCTGCGCGTGATGGTGTCCGAAAAAATCTTCAAACGCGGCTAG
- the mgtE gene encoding magnesium transporter — MSTDPEMAPDLEVGIDSNAFRDSEDRISPLWLERLRAYLAAGRDDDVATVVEPLHAADLGDVLESLEAEERLHLVRLLGDRFDYSALTEVDESVRMEMMDEISNADIARGVAQLDSDDAVAILEDLEQEDRDEVLAKLPTFERLSLKRSLDFPEDSAGRRMQTDFIAIPPFWTVGQTIDYLRSEKDLPDEFYQIYVVDASYQVLGTIPLDKFLRAKRATSIEALMNSNLVLVDANEDQEEAARDFERYDLVEVGVVDESKRLVGVLTIDDIVDVIHEEADEDIKLLAGVGDEDISDSTADTVRSRVPWLVVNLVAAVCVSLVIGLFNATIEQMVSLAVLMPIVASMGGNAGTQTMTVTVRALAMRELDGRRMRRLITREMVVGLVNGIIFAILIGLVTWVRFGNSGLGIVIGLAMITNMMVAGTAGILIPIMLDKFKADPAIASAVFVTTITDVVGFFAFLGIAGLWFGLF, encoded by the coding sequence ATGAGCACAGATCCAGAGATGGCCCCCGACCTCGAGGTCGGGATCGACAGCAATGCGTTCCGCGACAGCGAAGACCGCATCAGTCCGCTCTGGCTTGAACGCTTGCGGGCCTATTTGGCTGCCGGACGCGACGATGATGTCGCAACCGTGGTCGAGCCACTGCATGCCGCCGACCTGGGCGACGTGCTGGAATCGCTCGAAGCGGAAGAGCGGCTGCATCTGGTGCGGCTGCTGGGCGACCGTTTCGACTATTCGGCGCTGACCGAGGTCGATGAATCCGTCCGCATGGAGATGATGGACGAGATCTCCAATGCCGATATCGCGCGCGGCGTGGCGCAGCTCGACAGCGACGACGCGGTGGCGATTCTCGAAGACCTCGAGCAGGAGGACCGCGACGAGGTTCTGGCCAAGCTGCCGACCTTCGAGCGGCTCAGCCTCAAGCGCAGTCTCGATTTCCCCGAGGATTCCGCCGGCAGGCGGATGCAGACCGATTTCATCGCCATTCCGCCGTTCTGGACGGTGGGGCAAACGATCGACTATCTGCGCAGCGAAAAGGATCTGCCGGACGAATTCTACCAGATCTATGTGGTGGATGCGTCCTATCAGGTGCTGGGCACGATCCCGCTCGACAAGTTCCTGCGGGCCAAGCGCGCCACCTCGATCGAAGCGCTGATGAACAGCAATCTGGTGCTGGTCGATGCCAACGAGGACCAGGAAGAAGCAGCGCGCGACTTCGAGCGCTATGACCTTGTCGAAGTGGGCGTGGTGGACGAAAGCAAGCGCCTCGTCGGCGTTTTGACCATCGACGATATCGTCGACGTCATCCACGAAGAGGCCGACGAGGACATCAAGCTGCTGGCCGGCGTGGGCGACGAGGATATTTCCGACTCGACCGCGGATACTGTGCGCAGCCGTGTGCCCTGGCTGGTGGTGAATCTTGTCGCCGCCGTCTGCGTGTCGCTGGTGATCGGGCTGTTCAATGCGACGATCGAACAGATGGTGTCGCTGGCCGTGCTGATGCCCATCGTGGCATCGATGGGTGGCAATGCGGGCACTCAGACCATGACGGTGACGGTGCGGGCGCTCGCCATGCGCGAGTTGGACGGACGGCGCATGCGGCGGCTGATCACCCGCGAAATGGTGGTTGGGCTGGTCAATGGCATCATCTTCGCCATCCTGATCGGGCTGGTGACCTGGGTGCGTTTCGGTAATTCAGGGTTGGGCATCGTGATCGGCCTGGCCATGATCACCAATATGATGGTGGCCGGAACGGCAGGCATTCTCATTCCGATCATGCTGGACAAGTTCAAGGCCGACCCGGCGATTGCCTCAGCGGTTTTCGTGACGACGATCACCGACGTCGTCGGATTTTTTGCCTTCCTCGGCATTGCCGGCCTGTGGTTCGGCCTGTTCTAG
- a CDS encoding MmcQ/YjbR family DNA-binding protein, translating to MSNDLDEAFARIEQLAEARDLPGITRSTSYGTPALKVRDKSFMRLREPQVLVLLCPPEQKTLLMEISPETYFETEHYVGHAAVLIRLDRIGDEELSLRIEDGWRHKAPKSLLEQRPTKSSQDG from the coding sequence ATGAGTAACGACCTCGACGAGGCCTTCGCCCGCATCGAGCAACTGGCAGAGGCGCGCGACCTGCCCGGCATCACCCGCTCCACCAGCTATGGCACCCCTGCCCTCAAGGTCCGCGACAAGAGCTTCATGCGCTTGCGCGAGCCTCAGGTGCTCGTTCTGCTCTGCCCACCCGAGCAGAAGACCTTGCTGATGGAGATATCGCCCGAAACCTATTTCGAGACCGAGCATTATGTCGGTCATGCCGCTGTCCTGATCCGGCTCGACCGGATCGGTGACGAGGAGCTGTCCCTGCGTATCGAGGATGGCTGGCGGCACAAGGCGCCGAAATCGCTGTTGGAGCAAAGACCGACCAAATCGTCTCAGGATGGCTGA
- the lipB gene encoding lipoyl(octanoyl) transferase LipB, with the protein MEALISDGETCETSVKLARNDARPVQWIISAEPVPYLVALDAMKARAAAIAAGEAEEAIWLLEHPPLYTAGTSAVADDLLSDRFPVYDAGRGGQYTYHGPGQRVAYVMLDLTRRGRDIRCLVQGLEDWVIDTLAAHNITGERREGRIGVWVKRPDKGVLKEDKIAAIGVRVSKWVTFHGISLNVAPDLSHYDGIVPCGITDQGVTSFEDLGQLLSMAEVDSVLRAAFENRFGPTVAAGEESLVSRTSHGQVA; encoded by the coding sequence ATGGAAGCGTTAATTTCAGACGGCGAAACCTGCGAAACCAGCGTCAAACTGGCACGCAATGACGCGCGACCCGTACAGTGGATCATTTCCGCCGAGCCCGTGCCCTACCTCGTTGCACTGGACGCCATGAAGGCCCGCGCTGCCGCCATAGCCGCGGGCGAGGCCGAGGAAGCCATCTGGCTGCTCGAACATCCGCCACTCTATACCGCCGGCACATCCGCCGTCGCCGATGACCTGCTGTCGGACCGCTTTCCGGTCTATGACGCCGGCCGCGGCGGGCAATACACCTATCATGGCCCCGGCCAGCGCGTGGCCTATGTCATGCTCGACCTCACCCGGCGCGGCCGCGACATCCGCTGCCTCGTCCAGGGGCTGGAAGACTGGGTCATCGATACTCTTGCCGCCCACAACATCACCGGCGAACGCCGCGAGGGTCGCATTGGCGTCTGGGTCAAGCGCCCCGACAAGGGCGTGCTCAAGGAAGACAAGATCGCCGCCATCGGCGTGCGCGTCTCCAAATGGGTGACCTTCCACGGCATTTCCCTCAATGTCGCGCCCGATCTGTCCCACTACGACGGCATCGTGCCCTGCGGCATCACCGACCAGGGCGTCACCAGTTTCGAGGACCTCGGCCAGCTGCTTTCCATGGCCGAAGTCGATTCGGTGCTGCGCGCCGCTTTCGAGAACCGCTTCGGTCCCACCGTCGCAGCGGGCGAGGAAAGCCTTGTCAGCCGCACCTCGCATGGCCAAGTTGCATAA